Below is a genomic region from Helianthus annuus cultivar XRQ/B chromosome 2, HanXRQr2.0-SUNRISE, whole genome shotgun sequence.
ACGACTTTCGCATGGtgtcgggatagccaatccatcccgaccactacttggaattctcccatggACATAGGAATCAAGTCTATTGGATATTCCTCATCGTCTACGCTTATCTTGCAATCTCGACATATATCACACACAAGGAAATTTTTGTTATCACCTATTTCTACCTCTAATGGCATAGGTAATTTCGTTAGTACAaaggaaggatgtcgaataagtccatgtgaaataaaggatttattcgcacccgtatcaaataacacatgtgcAGGAATTGAATTTATAGCAAATATACCGGAGACCACATCGGGCTCCGTTTTCGCCTCCACTGCTGTTAACTGGAAGGATCTTGCTTTTGCTTTTGGTGCCTCTGTGTGCGTACTCTTGTCATCCTTCTTTCCGAACAACTCCGGGCACTCAGATTTCTTGTGACCTGGCTGATAACATTTGTAGCACACCGACACTTTCCCCGGGCACAACGCAGCCGTGTGTCCTGTCTTTCCACAAATAGGACACGGCTTGTCCTTAAACCGGCACTCACCCTTGTGTCCTTTCCCGCATACTTTACAACTTGGCATACTGCTCTATCCTTCTTGTTTCTTCGATGAGTCAGTCATGCGTGCCTTCTTCGTAGGGCTTGGATTAACCTCTTGCGCCCTTCTTTCACCCCTCTCTATTTGTTTCTTTAGCTctatctccctttcccgagcggcGTTGATAATTTCTGTGAGGGTTTCGTATTttgagggagtcatgaactcccgatACTCCGCACTtagcatattataataataatacacctTTTGTTCTTCGGTTGTCACCAATTCATCACAAAACCTTAGTTTGTCGAGAAAGATTCCCGTGATCTTGTCAATAGATTCACCCTTCTGTCTAAGCTGGATAAATTCTTCTTTGATCCGATTGATAACCGCTTTGGGACTGTGAtgtttaaggaatggtaccttaaactcgtcccatGTCATCGCCTTCGCCTCTTCGCTACcaatttcctttttcttgttatcccaccagtcttttgcttgACCTCTCAGCTGACCCGTGCCATAAGCTACGAAGTCACTTGTATCACAGTGGGTTCTCTCGAACACCCCTTCAATATCACTCaaccatctttggcacactatcgGATCCACCTCTCCATGATAGAGTGGCGGTTTACATGCCATAAACTCTTTGTACGAGCAACCCTTGCGCTCTACAGATTTTTCCTTAGCTACACCAGCATCATCTTCCAATTTCTTAATTCTTCCATCAACAACCGATAATACCGTATTCTGAATCTTATCAATAAAACCGGATAAGCTATTTTCGATTGCCTTTCCTACTTCCtcggcaatcacttctctcatttgctcggtgactcttggcaccgcttcTTCATTTCCCTTATCCATCATCTttaaaactgaaatgtttacatttaaacgttaaacatttcatttataacattgcttcttttgttttggtttactcaggttctcaacttgctttaaccgttcaaATTTGGTGCACTtcccgggtttgagtgtgttaacacactcttcCCATGCACTTCAATTCCTTTCTCATTCATACATAAGACATAATTTGttaacataataagttaattcttaccggacgatcgatcaagcttgaaccgaacactttgttgacaaccttaagctctgattaccaacttgtaacactcgtCTAAATTACTTGAATATAATAATAATTCCAAAACGTTTTAGATAAAAGTTGCCTAGTTAACATGAATTCCATACATATTGTTCATTAGTAGCAAAAACCTTAGTCGAATAACGTCTAAG
It encodes:
- the LOC110881121 gene encoding uncharacterized protein LOC110881121; the encoded protein is MPSCKVCGKGHKGECRFKDKPCPICGKTGHTAALCPGKVSVCYKCYQPGHKKSECPELFGKKDDKSTHTEAPKAKARSFQLTAVEAKTEPDVVSGIFAINSIPAHISVDDEEYPIDLIPMSMGEFQVVVGMDWLSRHHAKVVCFRKEIKLTSPSGKSVTIHGEKEGKPITCSMIEAYKLMRHGCRAFMIYANEPDKGSLKIEDVPVVREYADVFPEDLPGIPPEREV